One Gossypium raimondii isolate GPD5lz chromosome 3, ASM2569854v1, whole genome shotgun sequence genomic window carries:
- the LOC105794321 gene encoding protein RGF1 INDUCIBLE TRANSCRIPTION FACTOR 1 has protein sequence MVGCGLYIKKKTDWISTLLESEFFSPCSDHQDLRKNEKNVFCIDCCLEFCRHCKAHSQHRWLQVCKYVYQDVVRLQEMQKHLDCSKIQTYKINGEKAVHLNPRPQAKDAKPSTKSKTGAACEACRRYLQDPPNRFCSIACKVSAVDVKPKDQSHKMELSIQEYHELSWKENQNLETSSEDKQSSLSSTDLSEEETKTWLVKSLKPRKRLHKRKGTPLRAPLT, from the exons ATG GTGGGGTGTGGGTTGTACATTAAGAAGAAAACAGATTGGATTAGTACCCTTCTTGAAAGTGAGTTCTTTAGTCCTTGCTCTGATCATCAAGACCtcaggaaaaatgaaaaaaacgtGTTCTGCATCGACTGTTGTCTCGAGTTTTGTCGGCATTGTAAGGCTCATAGCCAGCACCGGTGGCTTCAGGTCTGCAAATATGTATATCAAGATGTCGTTCGACTTCAAGAAATGCAGAAGCATCTGGACTGTTCCAAAATTCAG ACATACAAAATCAATGGTGAAAAAGCTGTACATTTGAATCCAAGGCCTCAAGCTAAAGATGCCAAACCATCAACGAAATCGAAAACAGGTGCTGCATGTGAAGCTTGTAGAAGATATCTTCAAGACCCACCTAATCGTTTTTGTTCCATTGCATGcaag GTATCAGCTGTTGATGTGAAGCCTAAAGACCAAAGCCATAAAATGGAATTATCAATACAAGAATATCATGAACTTTCATGGAAAGAGAATCAAAATCTGGAAACAAGTTCAGAAGATAAGCAATCCTCACTCTCCTCAACAGATCTTTCAGAAGAGGAGACTAAAACATGGTTGGTCAAAAGTTTAAAGCCTCGGAAACGATTGCACAAAAGGAAAGGCACTCCTCTGAGAGCTCCCCTTACTTAA